The following are encoded together in the Humulus lupulus chromosome 5, drHumLupu1.1, whole genome shotgun sequence genome:
- the LOC133834577 gene encoding abscisic acid receptor PYL8-like, whose product MNGNGVAVGNGGIGGLENEFIRRHHRHEPAVHQCSSVLSRHIKAPVHLVWSLVRRFDQPQRYKPFISRCVAQGNLEIGSLREVDVKSGLPATTSTERLEYLDDNEHILSMRIIGGDHRLRNYSSIVSLHPEIIDGRPGTLVIESFVVDVPEGNTKDETCYFVEALIKCNLKSLADVSERRAVLDRTEPIDRM is encoded by the exons ATGAATGGGAATGGTGTGGCGGTTGGCAATGGGGGAATTGGTGGGTTGGAAAACGAGTTCATTCGAAGGCATCACAGGCATGAACCCGCAGTCCATCAGTGTAGCTCTGTTCTTTCCAGACACATCAAAGCCCCTGTTCATCTT GTTTGGTCATTAGTGAGGCGATTTGATCAACCACAAAGGTACAAGCCATTCATCAGCAGATGTGTAGCTCAGGGGAACCTTGAGATTGGGAGTTTGAGAGAAGTTGATGTGAAATCTGGACTTCCAGCCACTACAAGTACTGAAAGATTGGAATATCTAGATGATAACGAGCACATCCTAAGCATGAGGATTATTGGGGGTGATCACAGACTTAgg aACTACTCCTCAATTGTCTCTCTTCACCCAGAAATCATTGATGGAAGACCAGGGACTTTGGTGATAGAATCATTTGTGGTGGATGTTCCTGAAGGCAACACAAAAGATGAAACCTGCTACTTTGTTGAAGCCTTGATTAAGTGCAACCTCAAATCACTTGCTGATGTTTCAGAGCGGCGTGCAGTGCTCGACAGGACTGAACCTATCGATCGGATGTGA
- the LOC133834579 gene encoding abscisic acid receptor PYL8-like, protein MNGNGVAVGNGGIGGLENEFIQRHHRHEPGGHQCSSVLYRHIKAPVHLVWSLVRRFDQPQRYKPFISRCVAEGNLEIGSLREVDVKSGLPATTSTERLEYLDDNEHILSMRIIGGDHRLRNYSSIVSLHPEIIDGRPGTLVIESFMVDVPEGNTKDETCYFVEALIKCNLKSLADVSERCAVHFRTEPIDRL, encoded by the exons ATGAATGGGAATGGAGTGGCGGTTGGCAATGGAGGAATTGGTGGGTTAGAAAATGAGTTCATTCAAAGGCACCATAGGCATGAACCCGGAGGCCATCAGTGTAGCTCTGTTCTTTACAGACACATCAAAGCCCCTGTTCATCTT GTTTGGTCATTAGTGAGACGATTTGATCAGCCACAAAGGTATAAGCCGTTCATCAGCAGGTGTGTTGCAGAGGGGAACCTTGAGATTGGGAGTTTGAGAGAAGTTGATGTGAAATCTGGACTTCCAGCCACTACAAGTACTGAAAGATTGGAATATCTAGATGATAACGAGCACATCCTAAGCATGAGGATTATTGGGGGTGATCACAGACTTAgg aactACTCTTCAATTGTCTCTCTTCATCCAGAAATAATTGATGGAAGACCAGGGACTTTGGTGATAGAATCATTTATGGTAGATGTTCCTGAAGGTAACACAAAAGATGAAACTTGCTACTTTGTTGAAGCCTTGATTAAGTGCAATCTCAAATCACTTGCTGATGTCTCAGAGCGGTGTGCAGTCCACTTCAGGACTGAACCTATCGATCGGTTGTGA